From the genome of Leptotrichia sp. HSP-342:
GTAATTTTTCTTATTGTCAAGTGAGCCGTCAAATTCACGTAAAATCTCTTTTTGCTTGTCTGTAAGATTTGTTGGTGTTTCCACTTTTATTTCTACAATTTCGTCTCCCCTATTTTCACCTCGACCATATTTAATTCCTTCATTTCTCAATCTGAACGTTTTTCCATTTTGAGTTCCTTCAGGAATTACTATCTTTTTCTTACCATTAAGTGTAGGAACTTCCACTTCCCCACCTAAAATAGCCGTTGTCATTTTTAAAGGCACTTCACAACGAATATCATACTCACTTATTCTTTCAAAAATATCATGTTTTGCAACAGTTATATACACATATAAATCTCCAAAGATTCCACCATTTGCTCCAGCATTTCCACCTTCTCTTACAACTAATCTTTGCCCTGTTTCTACTCCTGCTGGAAATCTTACTTTTCTTGTATGTGTTTCTCTTTCCAATCCTGTTCCATGACAAGTATGGCATTCTTTTTCAGGAATTTTTCCTGTTCCATGACATTTGTCACATTCCTGTATTCCGCTTGTCATACCAAACAATGTTCTCTGTTGCACTCTTACGTGTCCTGAACCATTACATTTATCACATGTTTTCATATTGTGTCCTGGCTCAGCTCCACTTCCATGACAAGTTTTACATTGTCCATCTCTTTTATATTTTAATTCTTTTTCTGTACCAAAAGCAACTTCTTCAAGAGTTAATGTTAAGTTGTATCTCAAATCATCCCCTTGATGAACTCTTGGTCCTTGACTTCGACTTCTTCCACCAAAAAAACTTCCAAAAATATCTCCTAAATCCTCAAAATCAAATCCGCCAGCACTACCGCTAAAGCCTCCAAAACCTTGTCCACCAAAGCCACCTGCTCCAGCTCCCCCATTTTCAAATGCTGTATGTCCATATTGATCATAAGCTGCCCTTTTTTGTGGATCACTTAATATTTCATTTGCTTCCTGTACTTCCTTAAATTTGGCTTCAGCTTCAGGATTATCCTTATTTCTATCTGGATGATATTTTTTTGCCATACTTCTATACGCTTTTTTTATATCCTGTTCCGAAGCGTTTTTGGGTACGCCAAGCACTTCATAATAATCTC
Proteins encoded in this window:
- the dnaJ gene encoding molecular chaperone DnaJ; protein product: MAKRDYYEVLGVPKNASEQDIKKAYRSMAKKYHPDRNKDNPEAEAKFKEVQEANEILSDPQKRAAYDQYGHTAFENGGAGAGGFGGQGFGGFSGSAGGFDFEDLGDIFGSFFGGRSRSQGPRVHQGDDLRYNLTLTLEEVAFGTEKELKYKRDGQCKTCHGSGAEPGHNMKTCDKCNGSGHVRVQQRTLFGMTSGIQECDKCHGTGKIPEKECHTCHGTGLERETHTRKVRFPAGVETGQRLVVREGGNAGANGGIFGDLYVYITVAKHDIFERISEYDIRCEVPLKMTTAILGGEVEVPTLNGKKKIVIPEGTQNGKTFRLRNEGIKYGRGENRGDEIVEIKVETPTNLTDKQKEILREFDGSLDNKKNYKKAHSFKDKIKRFFSKFEN